In Gopherus flavomarginatus isolate rGopFla2 chromosome 5, rGopFla2.mat.asm, whole genome shotgun sequence, one DNA window encodes the following:
- the ZDHHC5 gene encoding palmitoyltransferase ZDHHC5, translating into MPAASGKRFKPSKYVPVSAAAIFLVGATTLFFAFTCPGLSLYISPIIPIYNAVVFLFVLANFSMATFMDPGIFPRAEEDEDKEDDFRAPLYKTVEIKGIQVRMKWCATCRFYRPPRCSHCSVCDNCVEEFDHHCPWVNNCIGRRNYRYFFLFLLSLTVHIMGVFGFGLLYVLYQVEELSGVRMAVTMAVMCVAGLFFIPVAGLTGFHVVLVARGRTTNEQVTGKFRGGVNPFTNGCCKNVSRVLCSSPAPRYLGRPKAEQTVLVKPPFLRPEVSDGQVAVKIMDNGIQAELKRTKSKGSLEVMESQSADAEPPPPPKPDLSRYTGLRTHLTLATNEDSSLLGRDSPPTPTMYKYRPGYSSSSASAALPHSTSAKLSRGDSLKEPTSIAESSRNPSYRSEPSLEPESFRSPTFGKSFHIDPLSSGSRSSSLRSAQGTGFELGQLQSIRSEGTTSTSYKSLVNQTRNGSLSYDSLLTPSESPDFESVQAGPEPEPPMGYTSPFLSARITQQREADLHSRFPGAGSPKHPPPCEPSPMRYDNLSRHIVASMQEREKLLQQSPTPSPLAREEDTGLMDSGIQSTPGSSNALRTSSSSDDSKRSPLGKNPLTRPVPPRFGKPEPLRVRSPDPPTAPQLGKVVSYSSQKQSPQASIPETEEVALQPLLAPKDEVQMRTAYSKSNGQPKSLGPASPSPGQPPLSSPTRGGVKKVSGVGGTTYEISV; encoded by the exons GTGCCCAGGGCTCAGCCTGTACATCTCCCCGATCATCCCCATCTACAATGCTGTTGTCTTCCTCTTCGTGCTGGCCAACTTCAGCATGGCCACCTTCATGGACCCGGGTATATTCCCACGAG CAGAGGAAGATGAGGATAAGGAGGATGACTTCAGAGCCCCACTCTACAAGACAGTGGAGATCAAGGGCATCCAGGTGCGCATGAAATGGTGTGCGACGTGCCGCTTCTACCGGCCCCCGCGCTGCTCCCACTGCAGCGTCTGTGACAACTGTGTGGAG GAGTTTGACCATCACTGCCCCTGGGTGAACAACTGCATCGGGCGGCGCAACTACCGctacttcttcctcttcctgctcTCGCTCACCGTGCACATCATGGGCGTCTTCGGCTTTGGCCTGCTCTATGTCCTCTACCAGGTGGAAGAGCTCTCTGGGGTCCGCATGGCCGTCAC CATGGCTGTGATGTGCGTGGCTGGCTTGTTCTTCATCCCTGTAGCTGGCCTTACTGGGTTCCACGTGGTGCTGGTAGCCAGGGGACGCACTACCAATGAACAG GTTACGGGTAAATTCCGGGGTGGTGTGAACCCCTTCACCAATGGCTGCTGTAAGAACGTCAGCCGTGTTCtctgcagctccccagctcccag ATACCTCGGACGACCAAAGGCAGAGCAGACAGTGTTGGTgaagccgcccttcctgcggccTGAGGTGTCGGATGGACAGGTCGCTGTCAAGATAATGGACAACGGTATCCAGGCTGAACTGAAGAGAACAAAG TCCAAAGGAAGCCTGGAGGTGATGGAGAGCCAGTCTGCCGATGCTGAGCCGCCACCCCCACCCAAGCCAGACCTCAGCCGCTACACAGGTCTGAGGACACATTTAACCCTGGCCACCAATGAGG ACAGCAGCTTGCTAGGCAGGGACAGCCCTCCAACTCCGACCATGTACAAGTACCGCCCTGgctacagcagcagcagtgcctcAGCTGCCTTGCCGCACTCCACCAGCGCCAAG CTGAGCCGAGGGGACAGCCTGAAGGAGCCCACCTCCATCGCCGagagcagccggaaccccagctACCGCTCGGAGCCGAGCCTGGAGCCCGAGAGCTTCCGCTCTCCCACCTTCGGAAAGAGCTTCCACATCGACCCATTGTCAAGCGGCTCGCGCTCCTCTAGCCTCAGGTCGGCCCAGGGCACAGGCTTCGAGCTGGGCCAGCTTCAGTCGATCCGCTCAGAGGGCACCACCTCCACCTCCTACAAGAGTCTGGTGAACCAGACGCGCAATGGCAGCTTATCATACGACAGCCTGCTCACCCCCTCTGAAAGCCCCGACTTCGAGTCAGTGCAGGCCGGGCCGGAGCCGGAGCCCCCCATGGGCTACACCTCGCCCTTCCTCTCGGCCCGCATCACCCAGCAGCGTGAGGCCGACCTGCACAGCCGCTTCCCTGGTGCCGGCTCACCCAAGCACCCACCCCCCTGCGAGCCCTCACCCATGCGCTATGACAATCTCTCCCGCCACATTGTGGCCTCCATGCAGGAGCGGGAGAAGCTGCTGCAGCAGTCACCTACCCCGTCACCCCTGGCCAGGGAGGAGGACACGGGGCTGATGGACTCAGGCATCCAGTCAACACCGGGCTCCAGCAATGCCCTACGCACCAGCTCCTCCTCGGACGATTCGAAGCGCTCACCGCTGGGCAAGAACCCGCTGACCCGCCCGGTGCCACCCCGCTTCGGCAAACCGGAGCCACTCCGGGTACGCTCACCCGACCCGCCCACTGCCCCCCAGCTGGGCAAAGTCGTGTCTTACAGCAGCCAAAAACAGTCGCCTCAGGCCAGCATCCCGGAGACAGAGGAGGTGGCCTTGCAGCCATTACTGGCGCCAAA AGACGAGGTGCAGATGAGAACCGCCTACAGCAAGTCCAATGGGCAGCCCAAGAGTCTGGGCccggcctccccctcccccggccagcCACCTCTCAGCAGCCCAACTCGAGGAGGAGTCAAGAAGGTCTCTGGAGTGGGCGGGACCACCTATGAGATCTCTGTATGA